A stretch of the Thiomicrospira pelophila DSM 1534 genome encodes the following:
- the bamB gene encoding outer membrane protein assembly factor BamB: protein MKTPFLVVGLCLSAVLLQACSSTSNTVRTPTPLAQGVDGRDLTLEWQVSVNKLSEADGRSLTIADDAQHLFVASSSGLVTALWKQNKSRYTDQVIWQTKYEAAILAGPVLADGKLLIGSAKGDLLALSPETGQVVWQTQLNSEVVSTPVVATGRVFVRTNDGRVIALNLQSGEVVWVADHQMPNLFIRGAAPVLVNDDKVYVGRESGFVEALSVTTGEAIWDARIVTPSGRTDLERMVDIQSGLVLHNDRLFVLSYNGRMAAVNPKNGNISWAKDISGYRDFVVLDNVIYLVDETDVLRALDPATGTEFWNQAALQYRLLGDVLIDSNFSVSRPSILLSDGLGYLHWIDPKDGHITVRFKHANHLKDGEKILRIHQDKKHYYVLDSDGGVTAYQDQNAPTTRPGGVKSSVNHE from the coding sequence ATGAAAACACCTTTTTTAGTTGTCGGCTTATGTTTAAGCGCGGTATTACTTCAGGCTTGTAGTTCCACTTCAAATACAGTACGTACGCCAACGCCTTTAGCGCAAGGCGTTGATGGCCGTGATTTAACTTTAGAATGGCAAGTATCGGTGAATAAATTGTCTGAAGCCGATGGGCGCAGTTTGACGATTGCTGACGATGCTCAACACTTATTTGTCGCGTCGAGCTCAGGCTTGGTAACCGCTCTTTGGAAACAAAATAAATCGCGCTATACCGATCAAGTTATTTGGCAGACAAAATATGAAGCGGCGATATTAGCCGGTCCAGTGTTAGCGGACGGAAAACTATTGATCGGTTCGGCAAAAGGAGACTTACTTGCGCTGTCTCCTGAAACGGGACAAGTGGTTTGGCAAACTCAGTTAAATAGCGAGGTCGTTAGCACACCGGTTGTGGCGACTGGTCGTGTATTTGTTCGCACGAATGATGGTCGAGTAATTGCGCTTAATCTTCAATCAGGAGAAGTTGTTTGGGTAGCCGATCATCAAATGCCCAATCTGTTTATTCGCGGTGCGGCACCGGTATTGGTAAACGATGATAAAGTTTATGTCGGACGCGAGTCAGGCTTTGTTGAAGCCTTATCGGTCACCACTGGTGAAGCCATTTGGGATGCCCGTATTGTGACCCCGTCTGGTCGTACTGACTTGGAAAGAATGGTTGATATTCAGTCCGGTTTGGTTTTACACAATGACCGTTTGTTTGTCTTAAGTTACAACGGTCGCATGGCGGCTGTAAATCCAAAAAATGGCAATATTTCTTGGGCGAAAGATATCTCCGGTTACCGTGATTTTGTGGTGTTGGATAATGTGATTTATTTAGTAGATGAAACCGATGTGTTGCGTGCATTAGACCCTGCTACTGGTACTGAGTTTTGGAATCAAGCGGCATTGCAATATCGCTTATTAGGTGACGTATTAATTGATTCGAATTTTTCTGTTTCGCGCCCATCAATATTACTTAGCGATGGCTTGGGTTATCTGCATTGGATAGACCCAAAAGATGGTCATATTACGGTGCGTTTCAAACACGCCAATCATTTGAAGGACGGTGAAAAAATCCTCCGGATTCATCAAGATAAAAAACATTATTATGTGTTAGATAGTGATGGGGGCGTAACGGCTTATCAAGATCAAAACGCACCGACCACCAGGCCTGGTGGTGTTAAATCGAGTGTAAACCATGAGTAA
- a CDS encoding YfgM family protein: MSRYDTEQEQIEAIKAWWAKYGTLILSGVLVVAIAFAGWRYWQSYTYAQSANASATFEVLELSHQNGAFGEVSREARRLMQEQPSSPYAGAAAMMLAQFHWEKAESEEALDALQWVVNAKQPADMQVTAQLRMARIQIELSQLDEAQKLLDTLATQKLGGAQQANVDYVMALLAQSQQNFSQAQAAFKRVVDNQQAQTDLRNIARLQMDDLAQ; encoded by the coding sequence ATGAGTCGTTATGATACCGAGCAGGAACAAATCGAAGCTATTAAAGCTTGGTGGGCTAAATATGGGACTTTGATTTTAAGTGGTGTGCTAGTGGTAGCGATCGCTTTTGCAGGTTGGCGTTATTGGCAGTCTTATACCTACGCGCAATCGGCAAATGCTTCTGCCACATTTGAGGTGCTAGAACTGAGTCACCAAAATGGCGCATTTGGTGAGGTGTCGCGTGAAGCTCGTCGTTTGATGCAAGAACAGCCTAGTAGCCCATATGCAGGGGCTGCGGCAATGATGTTGGCTCAGTTCCATTGGGAAAAAGCAGAGTCAGAAGAGGCATTAGACGCTTTGCAGTGGGTGGTTAATGCGAAACAGCCAGCCGATATGCAAGTGACGGCACAGTTGAGAATGGCGCGGATCCAAATTGAGTTATCGCAACTAGACGAGGCCCAGAAGCTATTGGATACCTTGGCGACCCAAAAATTGGGTGGTGCTCAACAAGCCAATGTGGATTATGTAATGGCATTGTTAGCTCAATCTCAGCAAAATTTTTCACAGGCTCAGGCAGCTTTCAAACGTGTAGTTGACAATCAGCAAGCTCAAACTGATTTGCGAAATATTGCACGCTTACAAATGGATGATTTGGCGCAATAA